acccacacaacaccccaaccatatgccagctacattgccacatctcaactactccatgacgccacatacaacaccccaaccatatgccagctacattgccacatctcaactactccctgacaccccacacaacacatcaattACGAGCTACTTTCCCACATATGAACTCAACACGCCAACTTTGCCCAGCTACATTCTCACGTTTCatctactccccgacaccccacacaacaccccaaccatatgccagctacattgccacatctcaactactccccgacaccccacacaacacatcaattATTGTCCAGCTATATTCCCACATGTCATCtagtcacctcacccacacaacaccccaaccatatgccagctacattgccacatctcaactactccatgacaccccacacaacaccccaaccatatgccagctacattgccacatctcaactactccatgacgccacatacaacaccccaaccatatgccagctacattgccacatctcaactactccccgacaccccacacaacaccccaaccatatgccagctacattgccacatctcaactactccctgacaccccacacaacaccccaaccatatgccagctacagtgccacatctcaactactccatgacgccacatacaacaccccaaccatatgccagctacattgccacatctcaactactccatgacgccacatacaacaccccaaccatatgccagctacattgccacatctcaactactccccgacaccccacacaacaccccaaccatatgccagctacagtgccacatctcaactactccatgacgccacatacaacaccccaaccatatgccagctacattgccacatctcaactactccatgacgccacatacaacaccccaaccatatgccagctacagtgccacatctcaactactccatgacgccacatacaacaccccaaccatatgccagctacagtgccacatctcaactactccccgacacctcatgcaacaccccacctattacccagcttcattctcacatctcaactactccatgacgccacatacaacaccccaaccatatgccagctacattgccacatctcaactactccatgacgccacatacaacaccccaaccatatgccagctacattgccacatctcaactactccatgacaccccacacaacaccccaaccatatgccagctacagtgccacatctcaactactccatgacgccacatacaacaccccaaccatatgccagctacagtgccacatctcaactactccccgacaccccacacaacaccccaaccatatgccagctacagtgccacatctcaactactccatgacgccacatacaacaccccaaccatatgccagctacattgccacatctcaactactccctgacaccccacacaacaccccaaccatatgccagctacattgccacatctcaactactccatgacaccccacacaacaccccaaccatatgccagctacattgccacatctcaactactccatgacgccacatacaacaccccaaccatatgccagctacagtgccacatctcaactactccatgacgccacatacaacaccccaaccatatgccagctacattgccacatctcaactactccatgacaccccacacaacaccccaaccatatgccagctacattgccacatctcaactactccatgacaccccacacaacacatcaattATTGTCCAGCTATATTCCCACATGTCATCtagtcacctcacccacacaacaccccaaccatatgccagctacagtgccacatctcaactactccccgacaccccacacaacaccccaaccatatgccagctacattgccacatctcaactactccatgacaccccacacaacaccccaaccatatgccagctacagtgccacatctcaactactccatgacaccccacacaacacctcaatTATTGTCCAGCTATATTCCCACATGTCATCtagtcacctcacccacacaacaccccaaccatatgccagctacattgccacatctcaactactccccgacaccccatgcaacaccccacctattacccagcttcattctcacatctcatctactccccgacaccccatgcaacaccccacctattacccagcttcattctcacatctcaactactccatgacgccacatacaacaccccaaccatatgccagctacattgccacatctcaactactccctgacaccccacacaacaccccaaccatatgccagctacagtgccacatctcaactactccatgacgccacatacaacaccccaaccatatgccagctacagtgccacatctcaactactccccgacaccccatgcaacaccccacctattacccagcttcattctcacatctcatctactccccgacaccccacacaacaccccaaccatatgccagctacagtgccacatctcaactactccatgacaccccacacaacacctcaatTATTGTCCAGCTATATTCCCACATGTCATCtagtcacctcacccacacaacaccccaaccatatgccagctacattgccacatctcaactactccatgacaccccacacaacaccccaaccatatgccagctacagtgccacatctcaactactccatgacaccccacacaacaccccaaccatatgccagctacagtgccacatctcaactactccatgacgccacatacaacaccccaaccatatgccagctacagtgccacatctcaactactccccgacaccccatgcaacaccccacctattacccagcttcattctcacatctcaactactccccgacaccccatgcaacaccccacctattacccagcttcattctcacatctcaactactccatgacgccacatacaacaccccaaccatatgccagctacagtgccacatctcaactactccatgacgccacatacaacaccccaaccatatgccagctacagtgccacatctcaactactccatgacgccacatacaacaccccaaccatatgccagctacagtgccacatctcaactactccccgacacctcatgcaacaccccacctattacccagcttcattctcacatctcatctactccccgacaccccacacaacaccccaaccatatgccagctacagtgccacatctcaactactccccgacaccccatgcaacaccccacctattacccagcttcattctcacatctcatctactccccgacaccccacacaacaccccaaccatatgccagctacagtgccacatctcaactactccatgacaccccacacaacacctcaatTATTGTCCAGCTATATTCCCACATGTCATCtagtcacctcacccacacaacaccccaaccatatgccagctacattgccacatctcaactactccccgacaccccatgcaacaccccacctattacccagcttcattctcacatctcaactactccccgacaccccacacaacaccccaaccatatgccagctacagtgccacatctcaactactccatgacaccccacacaacaccccaaccatatgccagctacagtgccacatctcaactactccatgacgccacatacaacaccccaaccatatgccagctacagtgccacatctcaactactccatgacgccacatacaacaccccaaccatatgccagctacagtgccacatctcaactactccatgacgccacatacaacaccccaaccatatgccagctacagtgccacatctcaactactccccgacaccccatgcaacaccccacctattacccagcttcattctcacatctcaactactccatgacgccacatacaacaccccaaccatatgccagctacattgccacatctcaactactccccgacaccccatgcaacaccccacctattacccagcttcattctcacatctcaactactccatgacgccacatacaacaccccaaccatatgccagctacattgccacatctcaactactccatgacgccacatacaacaccccaaccatatgccagctacagtgccacatctcaactactccatgacaccccacacaacaccccaaccatatgccagctacattgccacatctcaactactccctgacaccccacacaacaccccaaccatatgccagctacattgccacatctcaactactccccgacacctcatgcaacaccccacctattacccagcttcattctcacatctcatctacttcccgacaccccacacaacacctcaatTATTGTCCAGCTATATTCCCACATGTCATCtagtcacctcacccacacaacaccccaaccatatgccagctacattgccacatctcaactactccatgacaccccacacaacacatcaattACGAGCTACTTTCCCACATATGAACTCAACACGCCAACTTTGCCCAGCTACATTCTCACGTTTCatctactccccgacaccccacacaacaccccaaccatatgccagctacagtgccacatctcaactactccatgacgccacatacaacaccccaaccatatgccagctacagtgccacatctcaactactccatgacgccacatacaacaccccaaccatatgccagctacagtgccacatctcaactactccctgacaccccacacaacacctcaatTATTGTCCAGCTATATTCCCACATGTCATCtagtcacctcacccacacaacaccccaaccatatgccagctacattgccacatctcaactactccatgacaccccacacaacacatcaattATTGTCCAGCTATATTCCCACATGTCATCtagtcacctcacccacacaacaccccaaccatatgccagctacattgccacatctcaactactccccgacaccccacacaacaccccaaccatatgccagctacattgccacatctcaactactccccgacaccccacacaacaccccaaccatatgccagctacattgccacatctcaactactccatgacgccacatacaacaccccaaccatatgccagctacattgccacatctcaactactccatgacgccacatacaacaccccaaccatatgccagctacattgccacatctcaactactccatgacaccccacacaacaccccaaccatatgccagctacattgccacatctcaactactccctgacaccccacacaacaccccaaccatatgccagctacattgccacatctcaactactccccgacaccccatgcaacaccccacctattacccagcttcattctcacatctcatctactccccgacacctcatgcaacaccccacctattacccagcttcattctcacatctcatctactccccgacaccccacacaacaccccaaccatatgccagctacattgccacatctcaactactccatgacaccccacacaacaccccaaccatatgccagctacattgccacatctcaactactccccgacacctcatgcaacaccccacctattacccagcttcattctcacatctcaactactccatgacaccccacacaacaccccaaccatatgccagctacattgccacatctcaactactccatgacgccacatacaacaccccaaccatatgccagctacattgccacatctcaactactccatgacaccccacacaacacatcaattATTGTCCAGCTATATTCCCACATGTCATCtagtcacctcacccacacaacaccccaactacTCTCTAGCTATATTCCCACATGTCATCtagtcacctcacccacacaacaccccaaccatatgccagctacattgccacatctcaactactccctgacaccccacacaacaccccaaccatatgccagctacattgccacatctcaactactccccgacaccccatgcaacaccccacctattacccagcttcattctcacatctcaactactccctgacaccccacacaacaccccaaccatatgccagctacattgccacatctcaactactccccgacacctcatgcaacaccccacctattacccagcttcattctcacatctcatctactccccgacaccccatgcaacaccccacctattacccagcttcattctcacatctcaactactccatgacgccacatacaacaccccaaccatatgccagctacattgccacatctcaactactccccgacaccccatgcaacaccccacctattacccagcttcattctcacatctcaactactccatgacgccacatacaacaccccaaccatatgccagctacattgccacatctcaactactccatgacaccccacacaacaccccaaccatatgccagctacagtgccacatctcaactactccccgacaccccatgcaacaccccacctattacccagcttcattctcacatctcatctactccccgacaccccatgcaacaccccacctattacccagcttcattctcacatctcaactactccctgacaccccacacaacaccccaaccatatgccagctacattgccacatctcaactactccccgacaccccacacaacaccccaaccatatgccagctacattgccacatctcaactactccatgacaccccacacaacaccccaaccatatgccagctacattgccacatctcaactactccatgacgccacatacaacaccccaaccatatgccagctacattgccacatctcaactactccatgacaccccacacaacacctcaatTATTGTCCAGCTATATTCCCACATGTCATCtagtcacctcacccacacaacaccccaaccatatgccagctacattgccacatctcaactactccatgacgccacatacaacaccccaaccatatgccagctacattgccacatctcaactactccatgacaccccacacaacacctcaatTATTGTCCAGCTATATTCCCACATGTCATCtagtcacctcacccacacaacaccccaaccatatgccagctacattgccacatctcaactactccccgacacctcatgcaacaccccacctattacccagcttcattctcacatctcaactactccatgacgccacatacaacaccccaaccatatgccagctacattgccacatctcaactactccatgacaccccacacaacaccccaaccatatgccagctacagtgccacatctcaactactccccgacaccccatgcaacaccccacctattacccagcttcattctcacatctcaactactccccgacaccccacacaacaccccaaccatatgccagctacagtgccacatctcaactactccatgacgccacatacaacaccccaaccatatgccagctacagtgccacatctcaactactccatgacgccacatacaacaccccaaccatatgccagctacattgccacatctcaactactccatgacgccacatacaacaccccaaccatatgccagctacattgccacatctcaactactccccgacaccccatgcaacaccccacctattacccagcttcattctcacatctcaactactccccgacaccccatgcaacaccccacctattacccagcttcattctcacatctcaactactccctgacaccccacacaacaccccaaccatatgccagctacagtgccacatctcaactactccatgacgccacatacaacaccccaaccatatgccagctacattgccacatctcaactactccatgacgccacatacaacaccccaaccatatgccagctacagtgccacatctcaactactccatgacgccacatacaacaccccaaccatatgccagctacattgccacatctcaactactccatgacaccccacacaacacatcaattACGAGCTACTTTCCCACATATGAACTCAACACGCCAACTTTGCCCAGCTACATTCCCCCATGTCATCtagtcacctcacccacacaacaccccaaccatatgccagctacagtgccacatctcaactactccatgacaccccacacaacaccccaaccatatgccagctacattgccacatctcaactactccccgacaccccatgcaacaccccacctattacccagcttcattctcacatctcatctactccccgacaccccatgcaacaccccacctattacccagcttcattctcacatctcaactactccccgacaccccatgcaacaccccacctattacccagcttcattctcacatctcaactactccatgacgccacatacaacaccccaaccatatgccagctacattgccacatctcaactactccccgacaccccatgcaacaccccacctattacccagcttcattctcacatctcaactactccatgacgccacatacaacaccccaaccatatgccagctacattgccacatctcaactactccatgacgccacatacaacaccccaaccatatgccagctacattgccacatctcaactactccatgacgccacatacaacaccccaaccatatgccagctacagtgccacatctcaactactccatgacgccacatacaacaccccaaccatatgccagctacattgccacatctcaactactccatgacgccacatacaacaccccaaccatatgccagctacattgccacatctcaactactccatgacgccacatacaacaccccaaccatatgccagctacagtgccacatctcaactactccatgacgccacatacaacaccccaaccatatgccagctacattgccacatctcaactactccatgacgccacatacaacaccccaaccatatgccagctacattgccacatctcaactactccatgacgccacatacaacaccccaaccatatgccagctacagtgccacatctcaactactccatgacgccacatacaacaccccaaccatatgccagctacattgccacatctcaactactccctgacaccccacacaacaccccaaccatatgccagctacattgccacatctcaactactccccgacaccccatgcaacaccccacctattacccagcttcattctcacatctcaactactccatgacgccacatacaacaccccaaccatatgccagctacagtgccacatctcaactactccatgacgccacatacaacaccccaaccatatgccagctacattgccacatctcaactactccatgacgccacatacaacaccccaaccatatgccagctacattgccacatctcaactactccatgacgccacatacaacaccccaaccatatgccagctacagtgccacatctcaactactccatgacgccacatacaacaccccaaccatatgccagctacattgccacatctcaactactccatgacgccacatacaacaccccaaccatatgccagctacattgccacatctcaactactccccgacaccccatgcaacaccccacctattacccagcttcattctcacatctcatctactccccgacaccccatgcaacaccccacctattacccagcttcattctcacatctcatctactccccgacaccccatgcaacaccccacctattacccagcttcattctcacatctcaactactccatgacgccacatacaacaccccaaccatatgccagctacattgccacatctcaactactccccgacaccccatgcaacaccccacctattacccagcttcattctcacatctcaactactccatgacgccacatacaacaccccaaccatatgccagctacagtgccacatctcaactactccccgacaccccatgcaacaccccacctattacccagcttcattctcacatctcaactactccccgacaccccatgcaacaccccacctattacccagcttcattctcacatctcaactactccatgacaccccacacaacaccccaaccatatgccagctacagtgccacatctcaactactccccgacaccccacacaacaccccaaccatatgccagctacattgccacatctcaactactccccgacaccccacacaacaccccaaccatatgccagctacagtgccacatctcaactactccatgacaccccacacaacaccccaaccatatgccagctacattgccacatctcaactactccccgacaccccatgcaacaccccacctattacccagcttcattctcacatctcaactactccccgacaccccacacaacaccccaaccatatgccagctacattgccacatctcaactactccctgacaccccacacaacaccccaaccatatgccagctacattgccacatctcaactactccctgacaccccacacaacacatcaattATTGTCCAGCTATATTCCCACATGTCATCtagtcacctcacccacacaacaccccaaccatatgccagctacattgccacatctcaactactccccgacaccccacacaacaccccaaccatatgccagctacattgccacatctcaactactccctgacaccccacacaaGATCCCAACTATTGCCCAATTAGGATGTCATATCTCACCTACtccatgacaccccacacaacaccccaactatTGCCAAGCTACATtggccacatctcaactactccctggACATCACACAAAGCCCCTACTATTGTCCAGCTATATTCGCAAATGTCAGCTGGGAcaccattacccacacacaccccaaccatatgccagctgcATTggtcacatctcaactactccctgacaccccacacaaAAAGCCCCTACTATTTGCCCAGCTACATTCTCACGTTTCATCTACTCCTCTGCAACCCAAACAAAATCCCAACTATTACCTAATTAGTATgtctcacatctcaactactccatgacaccccacacaacaccccaactatTGTCCAGCTATATTCCCACATGTTAGctggacaccatcacccacacaacaccccaaccatatgccagctacattgccacatctcaactactccctgacaccccacacaactaCCCAACTACTGTCAAGCTATATTCCCACATGCAACACCGCACCTAATACCCAGCTTCAtgctcacatctcaactactccccgacaccccacacaacaccccagccaTATGctagctacattgccacatctcaactactcttCGACACCTcatgcaacaccccacctattacccagcttcattctcacatctcaactactccccgacaccccacacaacacatcaattATTGTCAAGCTACATTCCCACATGTTAgctggtcaccatcacccacaaaacaccccaaccatacgccagctacattgccacatctcaactactccccgacaccccatgcAACACACCACCTATTACacagcttcattctcacatctcaactactccccgacaccccacacaacacatcaattACGAGCTACTTTAACACATATGAACTCAACACGCCAACTTTGCCCAGCTACATTCCCACATCTCATTACTTCCCATTCCAAATACCATCCCAACTACTGCCAAGCACCCCATTTCCATTCCCACATGCCAGCTACTGCCACGCAttcccctccaccctcttccacaaacATTTCGTAACCTGATGACACCACCAGGTAACATCTGTCTTCTCCACATCTTTGTGACACAGATCTGTAGCTCCCGATTTTCCTTCTTTTAATCGAGTTTGAAAATAATGGAATTGCGACGGATTACTGGGTTCCTCCTTAGTTGCCTGGTGTTCACACACGTCGTGACCGCGGTCTGGGCCAAGGAGATCGTCTCCGTGGACGCCGACGGGTTCTTATATTTGCAGAACGTAGATGACTCTGCACAGGGATACACGCCCTCTGCTGATGATGAGGCATTAGATTACCTTTCCCCCTTAGTGAGGGACATTTCGAAATGCATAGAAGACGGTCGGGGCTGTACGCCGGTGAGGATAGCTCGTCATGAGACTCTAGTCTCTGCTATCAGCGAGACTGCTATCAGCGAGAATCCAACCTCTGACACTGAGACTCCAACTCAAAACAAGCCAGAGCATAGTGCAGTCGAACATGATTCTGGAGTGGTGGAGGCTCTTCGTAGACAGAACCAGCAGCTACGCCAGCTTCTTGATGACGATGAGAAACGCCGTGAAGCCGAACGACAAGATATTATCCTCCTCAGCCAAGAGGTTCAGAGGTTACGTGGGTATCTCtctgagatggaggaggagaagatagagACACAGCAGGTTCTTCCATACCAAGTGGTTGATTACGATGATAAGAGTAAAGCTCCTCCTAAGGTGGAAGGAACTGCAACTCCTCATAAGGTGGAACAAGTCGTCAAACCTACCCGACGAGTGTTGCAGCCTCCATCCAAggtgatgtcaatctttgtgcctcgccaaccttatgggaaggacttcaagcctatccggcgagtgttgcaacctccatctcaggccatgtcaatctttgtgcctatccAAAGGTCGCAATCTCCTCACAAGGTGCAACAAACTGACACTCCTTCCAAGGTGGAACAAATCGTCAAGCCTACCCGACGAGTGTTGCAGCCTCCATCCAAggtgatgtcaatctttgtgcctcaccaaccttatgggaaggacttcaagcctatccgtcgagtgttgcaacctccatctcaggtcatgtcaatctttgtgcctatccAAAGGTTGCAATCTCCTCCCAAGGTGGAACCAATCGTCAAGCCTACCCGACGAGTGTTGCAGCCTCCATCCAAggtgatgtcaatctttgtgcctcaccaaccttatgggaaggacttcaagcctatccggcgagtgttgcaacctc
This window of the Panulirus ornatus isolate Po-2019 chromosome 17, ASM3632096v1, whole genome shotgun sequence genome carries:
- the LOC139754565 gene encoding uncharacterized protein, translated to MELRRITGFLLSCLVFTHVVTAVWAKEIVSVDADGFLYLQNVDDSAQGYTPSADDEALDYLSPLVRDISKCIEDGRGCTPVRIARHETLVSAISETAISENPTSDTETPTQNKPEHSAVEHDSGVVEALRRQNQQLRQLLDDDEKRREAERQDIILLSQEVQRLRGYLSEMEEEKIETQQVLPYQVVDYDDKSKAPPKVEGTATPHKVEQVVKPTRRVLQPPSKVMSIFVPRQPYGKDFKPIRRVLQPPSQAMSIFVPIQRSQSPHKVQQTDTPSKVEQIVKPTRRVLQPPSKVMSIFVPHQPYGKDFKPIRRVLQPPSQVMSIFVPIQRLQSPPKVEPIVKPTRRVLQPPSKVMSIFVPHQPYGKDFKPIRRVLQPPSQAMSIFVPIQR